From one Nitrospira sp. MA-1 genomic stretch:
- the tadA gene encoding tRNA adenosine(34) deaminase TadA, which yields MDVLDPTTDIQFMRMALDLAHQAFRAEEVPVGAVLVQNEKILATGFNQREGTQDPTAHAELMAIRSASLALGSWRLTDTTLYVTLEPCSMCAGAIIQARIARVVFGTWDPKAGACGSICNLTAETRFNHRVKVDSDILADDCRAILQNFFQHLRSHQQVLTA from the coding sequence ATGGACGTATTGGATCCAACCACGGATATTCAATTTATGCGCATGGCCTTGGACTTAGCGCATCAAGCCTTTCGTGCGGAAGAAGTCCCGGTTGGAGCGGTGCTGGTCCAGAATGAAAAAATCCTCGCGACGGGTTTCAATCAACGGGAAGGCACACAAGATCCGACGGCTCATGCCGAACTTATGGCCATTCGGTCCGCCTCCCTGGCACTGGGGTCTTGGCGTCTTACAGACACTACCCTCTATGTCACATTGGAACCCTGCTCCATGTGTGCGGGTGCCATCATTCAGGCCAGAATTGCCCGTGTCGTGTTTGGCACATGGGATCCGAAGGCCGGCGCCTGTGGGTCAATCTGCAATCTCACAGCAGAGACCAGGTTTAATCACCGGGTGAAGGTAGACTCAGATATCCTGGCAGATGATTGTCGAGCGATCTTACAGAATTTTTTTCAGCACCTACGGAGTCATCAACAAGTTCTCACCGCATAA
- a CDS encoding endonuclease/exonuclease/phosphatase family protein: protein MAIPKFLMKGLFLLGIIWMVFGHEFSMAEGFTPREECSPAQSELSTPVPCTVRFLSYNVHGISPILNSMYVGVDVRNDDTRSGLMAWLLMDYDFILLQEDFEFHRQIVDEFTYELIEQGNGPRIALAPLWLVTLPIKIVNVGFQLFNSPGIPFRVPYGSGLTIASPYYKAVEGGVAQVPLPDCEGWFSRKNDCWSTKGLLRVPVRLPNGAEFDVYNTHLDAGRDEKDRSVRKDQLDFIADCIKKLSKDRAFILGGDFNSQYDHEGTEASGEDYRILKRDLLDKLALNDSNARPEPNGYWKNRVDYIFFRGGQGARIELIDSGSEDQRFRHPVNRGRQAPNEKYEDLLSDHPAIRAEFKILPSPISAHTSRGGEIDSCAKKQPVENDMERIW from the coding sequence ATGGCCATACCAAAATTCTTGATGAAAGGGCTCTTTTTACTTGGCATTATATGGATGGTATTCGGGCATGAGTTTTCAATGGCAGAAGGTTTTACACCAAGAGAAGAATGTTCTCCCGCCCAATCGGAACTATCGACACCTGTGCCCTGTACCGTTCGGTTCCTATCGTACAATGTTCACGGAATTTCTCCGATCCTGAATTCCATGTATGTCGGGGTAGATGTGAGAAATGATGATACCCGAAGTGGCCTGATGGCCTGGTTGCTCATGGATTATGATTTCATATTATTACAAGAGGATTTTGAATTTCACCGGCAAATTGTCGATGAATTTACTTATGAGCTCATAGAACAGGGGAACGGGCCACGTATCGCTTTGGCCCCACTATGGCTCGTAACCCTTCCCATTAAAATCGTCAATGTTGGTTTTCAGTTATTTAATAGTCCCGGTATTCCTTTCCGTGTTCCCTATGGCTCTGGGCTGACGATAGCTTCACCCTACTATAAAGCTGTGGAAGGGGGAGTCGCACAGGTACCGCTTCCAGATTGTGAGGGATGGTTTAGTAGAAAAAATGATTGCTGGTCGACCAAGGGGCTTCTTCGAGTGCCGGTTCGTCTCCCGAATGGCGCAGAATTTGATGTGTACAATACTCACCTTGATGCCGGAAGAGATGAGAAAGACCGATCCGTCAGAAAAGATCAGCTTGATTTTATTGCAGACTGTATCAAAAAATTATCGAAAGATCGGGCCTTCATTCTCGGGGGTGATTTCAACTCACAATATGACCATGAGGGAACCGAGGCCTCAGGAGAAGACTACCGAATTTTAAAACGCGATCTCCTTGATAAGTTGGCTCTCAATGACAGCAATGCACGTCCAGAACCCAATGGATATTGGAAAAATCGAGTTGACTACATTTTCTTTCGAGGAGGTCAAGGGGCAAGGATTGAGTTAATCGACTCTGGATCGGAAGATCAGCGTTTCCGGCATCCTGTTAACCGAGGCAGACAAGCTCCTAATGAAAAGTACGAAGATCTTCTCAGCGACCACCCTGCCATTCGCGCGGAATTCAAAATCTTACCCTCGCCAATCTCCGCTCATACTTCACGGGGTGGGGAAATAGATTCGTGTGCAAAGAAACAGCCTGTCGAGAACGATATGGAAAGGATTTGGTGA
- a CDS encoding D-glycerate dehydrogenase has protein sequence MSLPTVVVTRRLPRHALDVLRAQADLIGWEQDCPVDRKWLLKHLPEADGLYCLLTDRVDREVLQVGKRLRVISTMAVGYDHIDVAGCTARGIPVGHTPGILTETTADLAFALLLSAARRIVEGAEYVRKGQWTTWSPDLLLGQDVHGATLGIVGFGRIGEAMARRAQGFRMNVLAVRSPQSSASSRSGTHHFATAILPREGSSAGNNEGESVSASFQRVDLHDALAQSDFVSLHVPLTPHTHHLIGENEFRAMKPSSILINTARGAVVDPEALYHALVHGHIGGAALDVTDPEPIPMSEPLLTLPNCLVIPHLGSASVATRTRMACIAAENIVAGLRGDALPHCVNPEVYRV, from the coding sequence ATGTCCCTTCCGACAGTTGTTGTCACGCGACGTCTCCCACGACATGCCTTGGACGTGTTACGGGCGCAAGCGGATCTTATTGGCTGGGAGCAGGATTGCCCCGTAGATCGGAAATGGTTATTGAAGCATCTTCCTGAGGCGGACGGCCTGTATTGCTTGTTGACGGACCGGGTTGATCGGGAGGTGCTTCAGGTTGGGAAACGGCTTCGGGTGATAAGCACTATGGCTGTCGGATATGATCATATTGACGTGGCAGGATGTACAGCCCGTGGTATCCCGGTTGGGCACACGCCTGGTATTTTAACCGAAACCACTGCGGACCTGGCCTTCGCGCTGCTCCTCTCTGCAGCCAGGCGGATTGTAGAAGGAGCCGAGTATGTACGAAAGGGACAATGGACAACCTGGAGCCCGGATCTCTTGCTGGGACAGGATGTGCATGGTGCAACGTTAGGTATTGTGGGGTTTGGCAGGATCGGGGAGGCGATGGCCAGGCGGGCTCAAGGATTTCGGATGAACGTGCTCGCGGTAAGGTCACCCCAATCTTCTGCCTCATCCAGGTCCGGCACGCATCACTTTGCCACAGCGATTTTGCCACGGGAAGGCTCTTCTGCAGGGAATAATGAGGGGGAGTCGGTGAGTGCGTCATTCCAGAGGGTTGATCTGCATGATGCATTAGCTCAGTCGGATTTTGTGAGTCTGCATGTCCCCCTGACTCCTCACACGCATCATTTGATTGGGGAGAATGAGTTTCGCGCCATGAAGCCATCAAGTATTTTGATCAATACGGCTCGTGGGGCGGTGGTTGATCCTGAGGCCCTCTACCACGCTCTAGTGCATGGCCATATTGGCGGTGCGGCCTTAGATGTGACTGATCCGGAGCCCATTCCTATGTCAGAACCGCTTCTCACGCTTCCTAACTGTCTGGTTATCCCGCACTTGGGGAGTGCTTCTGTGGCGACAAGGACCAGAATGGCTTGCATTGCCGCTGAGAATATCGTTGCCGGGTTACGTGGAGATGCGCTTCCACATTGTGTCAACCCTGAAGTCTACCGCGTGTAA
- a CDS encoding glycosyltransferase family 2 protein, with the protein MKSPSSPLTDTPPGKYGWPWTNSDPYPIHLIGNRPWPKISVITPNYNFGEFLEETIRSVLLQGYPNLEYIIIDGGSTDRSLEIIKKYEPWLAYWVSQPDHGQSAAINYGFRRASGEIMGWLNSDDYYQPHTLFRVALEVNLEKKRYIVMGEVYEVDACRTIIRRWESRVPILYSLLFQHRLCLLRGVAVMPCQPSVFWHRKVFESLGLLREDLKYAMDYDYWLKALRSNYKFHYIAAVLSNYRFHAGSKSNQGWQSFYREWRSVAKENISTLTPRQKISAELYWWFLLFPFSILTLPYRVYSYVVLGIKRG; encoded by the coding sequence ATGAAATCTCCATCAAGTCCACTGACGGACACCCCACCGGGAAAATATGGTTGGCCCTGGACGAACAGCGACCCTTATCCAATCCATTTAATCGGAAACAGACCGTGGCCTAAAATAAGCGTAATCACTCCCAACTATAACTTTGGTGAATTTCTTGAAGAAACCATTCGCTCCGTCTTACTGCAGGGATACCCCAACCTTGAGTACATCATCATTGATGGTGGAAGTACCGACCGTTCGCTAGAAATCATTAAGAAGTACGAGCCTTGGCTTGCCTATTGGGTGAGCCAGCCAGACCATGGGCAAAGCGCAGCGATCAACTATGGTTTCCGGAGGGCATCTGGCGAAATCATGGGGTGGCTGAATTCTGATGATTATTATCAACCCCATACCCTCTTTCGGGTCGCCCTCGAGGTCAATCTGGAGAAAAAGAGATACATAGTGATGGGAGAGGTATATGAAGTCGATGCCTGCAGAACAATCATCCGAAGATGGGAATCAAGGGTACCAATCTTGTATTCGCTTCTTTTTCAACATCGTTTGTGCCTCCTACGCGGGGTGGCCGTCATGCCCTGCCAACCGTCTGTCTTCTGGCACCGCAAGGTCTTTGAGTCCCTGGGACTGTTACGAGAAGATCTTAAATATGCCATGGACTATGATTATTGGTTGAAGGCACTCAGGAGTAATTATAAATTTCACTATATCGCTGCTGTTCTCTCCAATTACCGTTTCCATGCTGGCTCTAAGTCCAACCAAGGGTGGCAGAGCTTTTACCGAGAATGGCGAAGTGTCGCCAAAGAGAACATTTCTACGCTGACTCCGCGACAAAAGATTTCCGCCGAACTCTATTGGTGGTTTCTACTATTCCCCTTTTCGATCCTTACTTTGCCCTACAGGGTCTATTCGTATGTGGTTCTGGGTATCAAGAGGGGCTAA
- a CDS encoding iron-sulfur cluster biosynthesis family protein, which produces MIHITTPAVEKLKILIEEHPEDPIVRLAVRDRDDKVLVFSITLEDAVTQEDSVLDIEGLIIAIDGSCATRLEGVTVDYEDVGGFSFHHPEPPDPYKLNLILPE; this is translated from the coding sequence ATGATCCACATCACAACACCGGCTGTGGAAAAATTGAAAATCTTGATCGAGGAGCATCCTGAGGATCCCATTGTCCGTTTAGCCGTTCGGGACCGGGATGACAAAGTCCTCGTTTTTTCCATTACACTTGAAGATGCCGTAACACAGGAGGATTCGGTCTTAGATATTGAAGGGCTCATCATCGCAATAGACGGCTCCTGTGCAACACGGCTGGAAGGTGTCACTGTTGATTATGAGGACGTTGGTGGATTCAGCTTCCATCACCCGGAACCGCCCGATCCTTATAAATTAAACCTGATCCTACCTGAATGA
- a CDS encoding SprT-like domain-containing protein: MWQRLAHDFFENRLPRISIEWSTRLTASAGLFVSQIGPRSWWASREYRQGAARVIRLSAPLLRDQPEEELKRTLAHEMIHQWQFDIRKHRPSHGAEFREMMHRMNAAGLGVTVRHQLNVAVQRHHRYAWQCLQCGMAYHRQRRTIIPARHICSRCRGRLIEVELPPTQKPHEESMDERGGNRGARQDEEKSAGRMFCVSGKRDAEALSTKGVFPPDDLREEFIGEFGGPAMAPPTNGYRINHNGS, translated from the coding sequence ATGTGGCAGCGTCTTGCCCACGACTTTTTTGAGAACCGGTTACCTCGGATTTCCATTGAGTGGAGCACACGATTAACCGCATCGGCCGGGTTGTTTGTGAGTCAAATTGGCCCTAGAAGCTGGTGGGCCTCACGTGAATATCGACAGGGTGCGGCTCGAGTGATTAGGTTGTCCGCCCCCTTGCTTCGCGATCAACCTGAAGAGGAGCTGAAGCGAACATTGGCGCATGAAATGATTCATCAATGGCAGTTTGATATTCGGAAGCATCGCCCGTCCCATGGCGCAGAATTCCGAGAGATGATGCACCGGATGAATGCGGCGGGACTCGGGGTGACCGTCCGCCATCAGTTGAATGTGGCTGTTCAACGACATCATCGCTATGCCTGGCAATGTCTCCAATGCGGAATGGCCTATCATCGACAACGGCGAACGATTATTCCGGCTCGACATATTTGTAGCCGATGTCGGGGAAGACTTATAGAAGTTGAGTTACCCCCCACTCAAAAACCCCATGAGGAATCGATGGACGAAAGAGGAGGGAATCGCGGAGCACGTCAGGATGAGGAGAAATCGGCTGGGCGGATGTTCTGTGTGAGTGGAAAGAGGGATGCCGAAGCCTTATCGACGAAAGGCGTCTTTCCCCCGGATGACCTCCGCGAGGAGTTTATCGGCGAGTTTGGCGGCCCGGCGATGGCGCCACCAACGAATGGTTATCGCATAAATCACAATGGTTCCTAG
- a CDS encoding sodium:calcium antiporter, which yields MDILILLASLVVILLGAEAFTNSLEHFGERLGISEGVTGSVFAAVGTALPETMVPIFAILLSSGSETLRHEVGVGAILGAPLMLATLAFFLMGFFAARKRGWHGTLNPEPTGFASDLLWFNWAFCLGVIAVFVPQEWGWVRSVIAGALVILYVVYLYQTIRSSANLVDDGHGTEADHPLYLTKVGLPDNLLVILFQVGCGLGLIVLGAKGFVHGIEHLAPKWGVSALTLSLLIIPIATELPEKVNSIIWIRRDRDTLAVGNITGAMVFQGSLLPALGIMLTAWVPQHEILMGMAMTLVAASFLTWVVRRGGLKPIHLVVNGLCYVVFVGSVLFW from the coding sequence ATGGACATCCTGATTCTATTGGCATCCTTGGTCGTCATTTTATTAGGAGCGGAGGCGTTCACTAACAGTTTAGAACATTTTGGAGAGCGTCTCGGGATTTCGGAAGGTGTCACCGGTTCGGTGTTTGCGGCAGTGGGAACGGCATTGCCGGAAACGATGGTGCCAATTTTTGCCATCTTGTTGTCATCAGGTTCTGAAACGTTACGGCACGAAGTGGGGGTGGGGGCCATTCTCGGGGCGCCCCTGATGCTGGCCACGTTAGCCTTCTTTCTGATGGGTTTTTTTGCCGCACGGAAAAGAGGGTGGCATGGCACGTTAAATCCTGAGCCAACAGGATTCGCCAGTGATCTGCTCTGGTTTAATTGGGCGTTTTGTTTGGGAGTGATTGCCGTATTTGTTCCCCAGGAGTGGGGTTGGGTGCGGTCAGTCATTGCGGGGGCGCTGGTTATCCTGTATGTGGTGTATTTGTATCAAACCATTCGATCTTCAGCCAATTTAGTGGATGATGGACATGGGACGGAAGCGGATCATCCGCTTTATTTGACCAAAGTGGGCCTTCCCGATAATTTATTGGTGATCTTGTTCCAAGTGGGATGCGGGCTGGGCCTCATTGTGCTAGGGGCGAAAGGCTTTGTGCATGGAATTGAACATCTTGCCCCAAAATGGGGAGTTTCGGCCTTAACCCTGTCTCTCCTCATTATTCCAATTGCGACAGAATTGCCGGAAAAAGTGAACAGCATTATTTGGATCAGGCGGGATCGGGATACTTTGGCTGTCGGGAATATCACCGGGGCTATGGTCTTTCAGGGGAGTTTGTTGCCGGCCTTGGGAATTATGCTGACAGCCTGGGTGCCGCAACATGAAATTCTGATGGGAATGGCGATGACGTTGGTGGCGGCCTCCTTTTTAACCTGGGTCGTGCGGCGTGGTGGGTTGAAGCCCATTCACCTGGTTGTTAACGGACTGTGTTATGTGGTGTTTGTTGGCTCTGTGCTCTTCTGGTAG
- a CDS encoding AMP-binding protein has protein sequence MPCPTIGYLDDPTAFWELLHDGWLHTGDLGYIEEQSYVWFVGRKKLIIVRRGIQYCSNGGRESDR, from the coding sequence ATGCCCTGCCCCACTATCGGATATTTGGATGATCCCACGGCTTTTTGGGAACTATTGCATGACGGTTGGCTTCATACGGGAGATCTCGGATACATCGAAGAGCAAAGTTATGTCTGGTTTGTCGGTCGGAAAAAACTGATTATTGTCCGGCGGGGGATCCAATATTGCTCCAATGGAGGTCGAGAATCTGATCGATGA